From a region of the Malania oleifera isolate guangnan ecotype guangnan chromosome 12, ASM2987363v1, whole genome shotgun sequence genome:
- the LOC131145131 gene encoding probable inositol transporter 2 has translation MEGGIITEGADTSAFRDCFSLAWKNPYVLRLAFSAGIGGLLFGYDTGVISGAILYIRDDFEAVDKKTVLQESIVSMALAGAIVGAAIGGWVNDRFGRRKAILSADFLFFVGAVIMASAPNPILLIVGRVFVGLGVGMASMTSPLYISEASPAKIRGALVSTNGFMITGGQFLSYLINLAFTKAPGTWRWMLGIAGVPALVQFILMLLLPESPRWLFRKGREKEAEIILKKIYPAHEVESEIQALKESIETEIQETGSSEKINFFKLWKTKTVRRGLIAGVGLSVFQQLVGINTVMYYSPTIIQLAGIASNQTALLLSLVTAGLNAFGSLVSICFIDRTGRKKLVVISLCGCIISLGLLSAVFHETASHSPHVSAAQTSQFAAYTCPDYSSAGNAGAWDCMTCLKASSPDCGFCSSPSNKLFPGACLIQNDTVKELCHAEDRLWYTRGCPSKYGWLALIGLALYIIFFSPGMGTVPWIVNSEIYPLRFRGVCGGIAATTTWISNLIVAQSFLSLTQAIGTSWTFLIFGLISVVALFFVLVYVPETKGLPIEDIEKMLEMRSLQLRFWKKKTNPPQKTQVV, from the exons ATGGAAGGAGGGATAATTACAGAAGGAGCAGATACATCAGCTTTCAGGGACTGCTTCTCTCTAGCATGGAAGAATCCTTATGTTCTTCGCCTTGCCTTCTCTGCTGGCATTGGTGGCCTCCTCTTTGGCTACGACACTG GAGTGATATCAGGAGCTATTCTCTACATAAGAGATGACTTCGAGGCAGTGGATAAGAAGACCGTCTTACAG GAGAGCATCGTGAGCATGGCACTTGCTGGGGCAATCGTTGGTGCTGCGATTGGTGGCTGGGTAAACGATCGCTTCGGGCGAAGGAAGGCAATATTATCTGCAGATTTCCTATTTTTCGTTGGAGCAGTTATAATGGCCTCTGCTCCCAACCCAATTCTTCTCATTGTCGGCCGAGTTTTTGTTGGACTTGGGGTTGGAATGGCGTCAATGACATCCCCACTGTACATCTCAGAAGCATCTCCTGCCAAAATCAGAGGTGCACTAGTTAGTACCAATGGCTTTATGATAACTGGAGGACAGTTTCTTTCTTACCTCATCAACTTGGCTTTCACCAAG GCACCTGGGACATGGCGATGGATGCTTGGAATTGCTGGAGTTCCAGCTCTGGTACAGTTCATACTGATGCTGCTTCTTCCAGAATCGCCTCGTTGGCTTTTCCGCAAG GGAAGAgaaaaagaagcagaaatcatactAAAGAAGATATACCCAGCCCATGAGGTTGAGTCTGAGATTCAAGCTCTCAAGGAATCCATCGAAACAGAGATTCAGGAAACCGGGTCTTCAGAGAAGATTAACTTCTTCAAACTGTGGAAAACCAAAACAGTGAGAAGAGGACTCATTGCTGGTGTGGGGCTTTCGGTGTTCCAGCAGCTTGTGGGCATAAACACAGTCATGTATTATAGTCCCACCATAATTCAGTTAGCGGGTATTGCATCAAACCAAACAGCTCTTCTCCTGTCATTGGTCACAGCTGGGCTCAATGCCTTTGGCTCCCTTGTGAGCATTTGCTTCATTGACAGAACTGGAAGGAAGAAGCTCGTGGTCATCAGTTTGTGCGGTTGTATAATCTCTCTCGGGCTCTTATCAGCAGTCTTTCACGAGACTGCCTCACATTCACCCCATGTCAGTGCTGCACAAACGTCTCAATTTGCAGCATACACTTGTCCAGATTACAGTTCAGCTGGAAATGCTGGGGCTTGGGACTGTATGACGTGTTTGAAGGCTTCATCTCCAGACTGTGGATTCTGTTCTTCACCCAGTAATAAG CTATTCCCAGGAGCATGCTTGATACAAAACGACACCGTGAAGGAACTGTGTCATGCAGAAGACAGGCTCTGGTACACGCGGGGATGCCCAAGCAAATATGGATGGCTCGCTTTAATCGGCTTGGCACTCTACATCATATTTTTTTCTCCTGGAATGGGCACCGTTCCATGGATAGTCAATTCTGAGATATACCCACTAAGATTTCGAGGGGTCTGTGGAGGAATAGCAGCCACTACAACCTGGATTTCAAACCTCATTGTTGCCCAGTCGTTCCTGTCTCTTACACAAGCCATTGGAACTTCATGGACATTCCTGATATTTGGGTTGATATCTGTTGTAGCCCTGTTCTTTGTTCTTGTCTATGTGCCAGAAACAAAGGGGCTTCCAATTGAAGATATTGAGAAAATGTTGGAAATGAGATCTCTGCAGCTCAGGTTCTGGAAGAAGAAAACTAACCCACCACAGAAAACTCAAGTCGTATGA